The DNA segment cctcctcatactatagcccatatttggggcatgtggacagtaagaaggggcagccccttcttgattacgtGGTACGCATGAGGAAGAGTTTTAGataacgatttgaggagcatcttcgtagcccctaccgtgtggatcaccactagagaggagaaaggttgaccttcttcatcctcacCTATAGATCTATAAGTTTTCAagaatatacgatcttcctaggtaattctcttatacATAGTTTTTCGGTTTCACATGTTTTTTTGCACACTAACTTTTACAtaacgatgaaaccttcttttttgtGAGAATtcttggatttttatttttttgttcttccgctgcgcatgtgatgtcaccccagatTTCTCAATAAAAAGGTGGTATCGAGTCGAcagattataaaaaatatattacttgATAAAAGACTTGCATatattactaatattttttttatgtgctTAAGTTGAAAAGTAATTTATTGAGCATGGGACAATTAGTGaaaaaagattataaatcaatctaaaaaataatatttataaaattgatGATGATAAAAGTTGAGTTATTGCTgttgttcatatgataaaaaataagatattttctttaaatattcaTAATGGTAATCATTCTTGTTTCACTTCAACTATTAATCATTCTTAAAAATAAAATGTACAAATTAAAAAAGGTATTATATAGTCTAAAGCAAACACATAGACTTTGATATAGTCATATTGCTGCATATTTGGAGACACATGAATTTGAAAATTATACCTATGAACATATTTTATTTGTAAAATATGGAGAGACAGGGATGATATTAATTGTttgattatatgtggatgatgttatttatattgataatgaTGTTAACATGATTAATGAGTTTCAATCTTCTGTATAGACAAAAATTTAATATGACCAATTTAGGTTTGATAAAATATTATCTCGGACTTACAGTTGAGCAACAAGATATAAgaatttttatttctaaaaaaagAACACTAGTGAGATTCTTGAATAATTTAAGATGGATAAAAACAAGTATATTAGTAATCCAATTGAAATAAGTTTGAAGCTTAGTTATGCTAGTAGTGGCAAGAAGATTAATAGTACTTTTTGCTTATACAAATAGATATTATATATGGAGTCAGTTTGATCAGCAAATATATAAATAATCCAACATAAGTTCATCTCTAAGCATCAAAGAGAATCCTTTATTATCTGAATGGGAACTCGAGACTTGACTAGAATTACTGATAGTACTTATGCAGGTGATCTTGATAGTGGAAAGAGCATATCTAGTTATGTTTTCTTTTTAAGATATGTAGCGACTTCGTGATCCTTTTAAGAAGCAATCTATCGTGGCAATATCAATTAGAGAAGTAGAATATATTGTAAAAGCAATATATACATCTTAAATTATTTGGTTCAGAATTACACGAAGGATTGAGTTTGGAATAAGATATGGCAAccaaattttttatgataattctTTAATCTTGAAATTATCCAAAAATCCAATCAATCATGTTAGAAACAAGTATATTGATACAAGATATCACTCCGTAAGATATCATGTAAGAATAAGGTGATTGAGATGGAGTATTATAGAAGTGAAGATTAAAACATTTGAGCACTTGTGAAGATTACTTAAGAGTTTCAAAAAACAATAAAATTAATGAAGGATGTTAGAGATTGTAATTTAAATTTGATTAGAATTAGATTGGGAGTTTAAGATAAGTTAGAAGATTGTGTTTAATTAGGAGTAGGAGACTCTTGATCTAAGGTTGGTTTAGGGCAGGATGTTTGAGAAAGTATTTTGCGAGGGCAACTTTAAgagtaaataaaattatttttttcttttatatcttcACTTCTCaacctatgattttttttttaaatatctttcTCCCaacaaatgatatcaaaatttttaaaatttttctaacAATTATAATCCTCCAATTTATTTTCACATTAAATATGGGCTAATATTACCATTCACATTAAGGTGGATCTTAACATTGAGTCAATGAAGTTGAATTTAAACCGTCTGAGCCAATGAGAAGTTTATTAGAAATTAATGAATCAATTCCGTATCATCCCTCATTACCCAAGACTACAtgtttctttcttgttctttgcatCCGATTTATCATCGAGAGGAGGCGCAAGCCGCAACCACGCGTCTCGTCTGTTATCCTTTTCCTTTCCGGAACGTGCCTCGGGGCAGGAACGAACATTCACCGGAATGTGTCCACGTGAACAAAGAAAGGGGAACCAACAACCGTGTGATGGCACCATATTGCTCATGCCATACCTTCTTCGAATTGTTGTTGTACATATCATTTCAACAAGCATTGTTTTCATAAACAACTTTCTACGGAACAGGGCTTCGATTTCAAAGTTCCTTCGGCTGCATCTACCCGACACATAACAGCTTGTTCAGCATTCTCAACACAGTTAAGCATCCACGCAAATTGCTTCCCTATAGCAAAAGTTTCAAGATGATATGAAAGTGCAAGTTATTGGATGCTTCCATAAGCAAATTATATATATCCGAACAAACTGGATGACCATCAGTATTTAAGTGTGTTTATCCAGGCATCAGCATAGCATGATAATAATACTCAATCTTTTGAAGTGCCTCCTCCTTATCAATATTTCTAACGCTAAAGTCAGGTAATGCCAGATTTAGATCATCAACCATTTCTAATTAGGCTCCATCTGGCTGGACAAACGGGTTAGCAATTTCATCTGTACCATCTGTCGGTGACACCAGCATTACTGCTGTTCCTCTGCATATCTGCAAAAAAACGATACAGCAATATTGAAGATAGCCAAAAAAAACACTCAATGAAGACAGCAATAAGTATGAGTGTTGGGTACTCTTAAACCACAAGTGGTAATGAAGGTCTCTACAGCATACTTACTATTAGGCCAAGATGCCTGGTTTGATCAGTAGTCTTCAATGGATCATCAGGATCTGCAACAACAGAATAAGAACAAAATAGCATCATTTCTTTTATATCTATATCAGAAGAAAAAAGATTTCTCACCTGGATGTATATCATTCAATAAATGCTTAAACAAGAATTGTCGGGGAGAAGCTAATCATGTGCACATACAGAAAATATATGTTGCTGTGGATTCACTAGatacaacaacaaaaataagCCATAATAACCCAGTTAATTGTGGTCGGTAACACTCAACAAGAAAAAAAGGTCTTCTCTCATCGTTGAGCTGCGAAGTGATTAGATCAGCTTTTAAAATGTGCACTATAAGATGCCGAGTCTTTGCGACATGATGGAAGTTATCTTTTGTGATCTGGGTGATAGGGTCTAAGTTACAAAAATAGCTTCTCTATTTACAGGAGTAAAGATTGTGTAAATTGATCCTTGTTAGACCTCACATCAGTAGGAGCACTTGGTCAGTTGTTTCACTATAAGCGAACTATTCAGCTGCTGTCAATGATGGCActtaataaaaacaaaaaaaaagaagataaatattGTCATCCTAGAAATAGCAAAATTAAACATGCAAAGTTGTGATACAAGTATAGTCAAGTTTGATAACCTACAACAAGCCAAAAAGCATAACAAATCTAGCATATGGACTTGTctgtagaaacatgtagaataaaaTCAACTACAACGAGCCAAAACAGTGTGATCTGAGGAATCTTAATGTTTTAATCTTCAACCTCATTTACTTAGGCATACAAGATAACATGGCCATGGATGTCAATAAATCAAACAATGATAAACTGATCTAATATCATTCTAGAATCGCAAGAAATCCAGTAGCTTCTGTAAACACTTTGAATGACCTAGAATTCAACTACAACGAGCCAAAACAGTATGATCTGAGGACTCTAAATGTTTTAATCTTCAACCTCATTTACTTAGGCATGCAAGATAACATGGCCATGGATGTCATTAAATCAACAATGATAAACTAAACTAATATCATTCTAGAATCGCAAGAAATCCAGTAGCTTCTGTAAAGGAGCACTTTGAATGACCTAGAATTTGATAAAGTATATGATGCAAAAGATCAAGAGAGTGCAACCTGGGCAGAACAGTTATAAGTGCAAACCTCAGATGACTTTCTGTTAACATGACTGGAAATTAATTTACCTCTCAGAAACTCTGTCGCTTCATCAAGCACCAAGTTTAGCAGCTGATCATAACCTTTTAAAGTTCCTGTCACTGAAGCAAGACAAGTAATCACCaagattatatgggttcaaaataACATTATACTCGAAGCATAACATCATAAAGAAGAAGTGCTAGAATACAATCATTATTCCAAACTTTAGACATCCAGTTTAGCAAACATCTACCAGGTTCACTCCTCATACCACCATTAAGGTTTGCATGCAGCTAACAAATACCAATTTTCACAAGGAATGTTCTGGGGTTGGATTCAGGTTGTATCATTAGGAGACATATTCAAATTTATAGACCCATGATGGGGAGTGACACCCTGGGCTCTGGGTTGGGTATCATATTTTTACACATCGTCAGGTATAGATTTAGGGTCCATATGAAACTCAATAAGGTTAATGGATCCCAATAGAAGATTCCTACCTAAAATTCCGTAGTGGTTTTCTGGTTGTCAAGCTCCATTGGTATCCCTAAGTGACATTTTCTATCATTACTCTGGCAACTTACTGCCCTAAATGGCATTTTCCATTACTCTGGCTACTCTCTATTCAAGAAATGATTAAAATCTTAGAAGAAATGCAGCATTCTTTCCAGAAGAGCACATTTAACAAAAATATTGGAGTTGATAAAGCGAACATGTAGAGAATATTATCAGACTTATGGAAGAATTAGATACTAACATGAccatgaaacaaaaaaaaaaaaaaaagcaaaaaggtGCTCATCATTGTTATCTATGGAAGAATTAGATACTGACATgaccatgaaatttaaaaaaaaaagataagcaaAACGGTGCTTATCATTGTTATCTAGATCAACAATAAAGTCAACATCAGTATATCGCTTATTTCTCATTATCTGGCTGTGTCAAGAGCAAAGGCAACACTCACTTAACTAAGTCTTATTATTTGCCTGCTCCCTGCCAAAATGCTTTTAATTTTGGTAGACCATACCATGACAAAGCCTGAAACCACATGGGCCTttgttccaaaaaaaaaaaaaaagattgtatCAAATGTTACCTTTTCAAGATGGACAGTGACTTGTAAACCAATGTCAACTCATGCCTATATCCTTTATAGGAGTGTTACAATCATTCATATTCAAGCCTCTGGTGTCATcatcatgatcatcaacataTATCATGCAATTCCCTTGTAGCAGATAGCATGTAGAACACATTCAACCATATACAGTGGTGACTCAATCTAATGACACACCCATATAACATTACAACAACAAATCGGTAGATCTTCCTAATAGGAACAATAATCTGCACTGTGACATAGTCATAGATTAATTATAGTTTCATACTTATAGTCATCTCCTCATATCACATTGAATTTGCCCACAAAAAACACTCAAGGAACTGTCACAAACCATCTCAAGTCTTTACACACATCTGCTGTGGAATGGCAAGTATATTATAAACTCAGCACTCATCATCTTCAGATGAACACTCTAGAAAATAATACCTACCAGTAAAAAAATAGTAATAGTAAATCGTATGGCTACCTAAGATTACAGACATCCAGAAAATATTTTTGCAAATGCATTAACTTGCAAGGCAAACTGTTGTTCAACTGTACCAAAGTACCAAAGAAAAAGGACATGTCAAGAGAAATTGCACTTCACTTGCATTTGTTGGTTTTGgttttcttcttgctttaatcactGGCCTtggagtttatatatatatatatatatatatatatatatatatacacatgtatgtacatgtacatttatatatacatatctatatatatatatatatatatacatatctatcatTGATTCTTAAGAATTCCCTATAAATAACATTGATTGACTAAAATTGAAAATATCGTCCACTCCTATGACTTGTTTCAGGGATTACATATTAAACAATATAGTAACAAATACATGCTAGAATACAGTGCATTATTTGAACAAATTGAAGTTAAGCAAACATGAAGAAGTATAGATAACAAACCTTGTCTTCCCCCGGTTAGCTTGACCTGGACACCCTTGTCGATGAACTTTGCCAAATCCAAAACTGTTTCCTTCCTGCTTGACtaaacaagcaaaaaaaaaactgATTCTTGGATATAAATGAAGAAAATCAAAGCAAAGATCATTACCTAAAGGAATAAAGAGAATTTTGATAATTGGACAAGATAACAACATAGTTTACTTGCATTGATACACAAATTGAGAACCTGACATCTATTCATCAGAGAATCTTCTATGAAAATTTCATGTGTTagttttgcaatgtgcaaatgcACATAATATGTCACTCAAGCAAGTACATTTATATGAAATAATCTATTATAAATTTACTGCATTCTTTATTTAGGGCAAAATTGATCAAGAAGAATATTTAATCAAAAAATTAACGTAACTTGTCAACTTCAAGCACCATATAGGAATACTCGGTTTGGTTTCCGAGTCTCCCTCCTGCAAGTGGATTCAATTTGTTCAGGGCATGAGGAACTAACTGGCAGTGCCTCTAAGGTACAGAAATACTACCAACACCGCACATCTCCAGAAGCAACCACAGACGAGAGACTATGACTTATCTATAATTGTCGATGATGTAAATTCCTTAATTATACATAACAATCAGATTAAATGAACATATCAACCACTTCAATTTCAAGGATAGAAAAAACAAACTATTTTTTCAGTGTTatcatcaatttaaatagatatatCTCAACGTGTAAGATTAGTGAAGATAATTATACATGAGATCCATGTTTTGTAAAAACAAAAGCGTACGGGAGGCCTAATTTGTCCTGTGGAACCATCAGATGTTCCACCAGAAGAAATAATTGCTTAGGTTAGAAGTAAGACCATGTTATGGAGAAAATTATGCCTTCATAGTGTCTACCTTCTCACTAGTAAGTAAAGGCTAGTTTTATGGCCATGATGTAGTAGTAGAAGGTCAACCACCACATACATAGTATCCACCTAAATCAAATGTGACGGTCTCTATTCGGTAAAAGTATTCCATGATATGGTGAAACTGTCAGGAAAAGAACTTTTTCTATGCTACCTACCTCGTGAGAAATTTAACCAAAATTAAACTAACCACAGTGTGAGAAGGAAAAAGATGCTGTTCACTAAGTTCACAAATAGGTGACATATCAACACCATAAGACCTAAGGTTCCCAATACGTTACTATTTCAGATAATCAATTTACATATCCGGACAAaggtataataataattttagtagATCATCGCTTTCACGATAACACTACCATCATACAATAATCTGTCACTATAAGTTTAACACCAGTGttgcaaaaaaaaagaacaaaaatcaaCAACTAGAACAAAGTATTCTTACCATCTTACACCACAATCTGCCCTCCCAAGTTCACCTTCACGATCACTCGCTCAAAAACTACACAAACACCTGGAGTCAGATCGCGTCCTAGAGTCAGCTCAAGAAGCAACAAAGAACATGCAAAAGATCTctcgaaaccctaaccctagcgacCAAGCATACTGAAAAATCGACGACATATTATATTTCTAAACCATGCAGATCACAAGAAGATAAAAGGGGGAAGAGTAAATTTGTGCAGTAAAgtcaaagattcacaaaatccaataaAGAGAGATCAAAAGGGACACAGATCATGATCGCGTGAAGAAGAATGGAAGAATAAGAGTAGATTGGAGAAAAAATTCACCTGTCTCAGTTGAATTTGAAGATCTTAGGATGGGTTTCGAAGGGGGCGAACTCTGGGTTTTGCGGCTCCACACCGATACAGATTTCCCGCTTGGAGCAGAGAAGACAATTGGTGGTAGGGCAGAACACGAGCCCATATGTGAGTCGGTAATAGcaatcgggcctcgcctcgccaacAAACATTTGGGCTCCGGCCGTTTTGACCCGGAACCGATTTATGACTCGGTTGGTTGTAACTCGGATCCTCATTTTGAATAGTCGTAACATTAGGCAGAGACCAAATCCATGCAacattgtttgtgtgtgtgtgtgcgtgcgcgCGCATGTTTAAGGGAGGCAGAAAGATTCAGAAGCGAGGAGAAATTGGCTGAGAGATAGACGATGCAATTGGTTGATTAGTTAGAGAAAACAGAGGAGAGGCCGAGGAATTGGTTGATTAGTTAGAAATTGGCTTTTGGAGTGGTCGTTTAACAACGGGAGCAGCAGTAGCTTCCCTCAACTGCAGGTGAAAACTAGCAGTAAGTTAATTGTAGGAAATCGCAGGAAACGGTCAATGTGAGTGATTTCTGGAGTCGGTAGGTGGTGGCTCTCGTAGACGCACGGGACCTCATGTAGGTCATTACGTCGAACGGTCACTGGGCGTTTGGTACTAGAGAGTAAATACAGGAGCGTCAATGGGGGGAGCTATATAAACAACACTGAGGCACTGACCTCCTCCGTCTTCACTCCTCTTTCTGGTCAgacttctttctcctcttctccttaCAGCTCTGAGAAAGAAGCCCAAGATGAGAAATCTCTTCGCCTTCGTTGCACTCCTCGTGGCGCTGGCCGCCGTGGTCTTCCCTCCAGCTGCGGCCAACCAGTGTACCAACGTGGTTTACAGCTTCGTCCCCATGGCCGCACACTACAAACAGGCCACCCTCGGCCATAACAACACCTTGAAGACGGAGTTCCTCTCTCGCTACCATCTGAATCCGAGCGACGAGGTGACGTGGATGAAGTTGCTCCCGCGGAAGGCTACGCCGCCGGAGGTCACTGAGCTCGACTGGGCCATGCTGGGCCGAGGCGTGAGGCAGCCCGGGCTGACCTCGGCGGCCGGCGTAGGCAGCAGCAAGTTCTTGAAAGAGATGTCTCTTCATGATGTGCGTATCGATCCAAAGTCCGTTCACGGCAGAGCCCAGCAGACGAATCTGGAGTACCTGCTGCTCCTCAATGTGGACCGGCTAGTTTGGAGCTTCCGTAAGTTGGCCGGCCTACCGACACCCGGCAGACCTTATGGAGGATGGGAGGAACCTACCGGGCAGCTCCGGGGTCACTTTGTTGGTAATTAATTCACTCGATCAGACCATCCTTGTTATAAATCCACATTATAGTTAATGTCGCTTCAATCTCATGATAGTATACATGATGTTTTATAGTCACATATTTATACTATCATCTGATTGAAATAACTTTCTGCAGGGCATTTCATGAGTGCAACCGCGTTAATGTGGGCAGCAACTAAGAACGAGACAATACGTGAGAGAATGAACGCAGTAGTTGAGGCACTTGATGAGTGCCAAAGGAAGATAGGAACTGGGTATCTTTCAGCTTTCCCTACGTCGGAGTTTGACATCTATGAAGAAGTGCGATACGTATGGGCTCCCTACTACACGATCCATAAGGTACATGGACCGTGGTTTCACTAAGAATGCACATATACACACAGGTTTTACTGATTCATTGCTGCATGTAATGTACAGATCATGAATGGACTGGTGGATCAGTACGTGAATGCCAACAACGTTAAAGCACTAAAAATGGCGGTCTGGATGGCTAAATACTTTGGCAACCGTGTGGCAAACAATATCAAGAAGCGTTCTATTGCCTGGCACTGGGCAGCCATGAACGAGGAAACTGGTGGCATGAATGATGTCCTCTACAGGCTATACACAATCACGGTACATGTCGCTGAAGATTTCATTGTCTGCTTACAATAACTTGTCAATGAGGATCTCGTTGTAGGATTCTTGTTCCTTCTCTGGACCTCTGGCAGAAGAGCCGATTGGCTTACTAATATGAACTGATGATGATGCAgagaaataagaaacatttggtgctGGCACATCTTTTTGATAAACCATGTTTCCTCGGACCACTTGCAGTGCAGGTAACATATAGTAAGTAGTACTGTGAGAAAGCAAGTAAATATGTCCTCAATCAAACTATATATCTTACTTCTCTGTCCacttcttttatatttttctgaGAAAAGATAAGGCTGCTGATATCATATTTGCACAGCACAAGAAGTCCTTTCGATTTGAggattgcatgcatgcatgatgtTACAGAATTGAGGGTAACTTGTTTTGCAGGCTGATCTCCTTTCCGGACTACATGGTAATACACACATTCCAATAGTGATTGGGGCTCAGAGGCGATATGAAATAACCGGAGATATTCTCTATAAGGTATATTTTGTCACGATTCGGATCGGATGGGTTAAttgacctatcaacttcgtttgatctaaaccactgaccaaaataattaaattaaatttgataataatATACTTATCAATTCTTATAAATCAATATTAATCTTGTCCATGTGAAACTAATCAGGAGTGTTACACATTTAACgataatatcaattataatgttaTAATGTCATGCTCTTCTAAGCGTGTATATGGATCTGTATACGAGTTTCTCAAATCCTTTCTTAACCTCATGGGATCTTAAATGATAGGAAATTGGAATGAcatttatggatatcgtcaactCCTCCCATGGATATGCGACGGGTGGAACGACAGTTGATGAGCATTGGTAAATAAATGGTAGTAAATATTTGTGCTACGTTGAATCTCCATTACATCTCGATGTTTGATCTCATTTGTACGTGCAGGAAAGAACCGAAACGTTTAGCGAGTTACTTGCAGACGAACACTGAAGAATCTTGCACGACCTATAACCTGTTAAAGGTTTGTCACacttgcacatgatgaatataatCCTTACAGTatgtaataaataataaatgcACTTCACCTGTAAAGTATAAAGAAAGTTGTAGAGTTGGgttactatatttttttatttctagttGCTATGGAGACCAAAATCTCGAAATCTAATCAAAGCTAAAAGCAGTCATGTGTAATAATAATACAGGTCTCACGCAACCTGTTCAGATGGACAAAGGAAATGGCATATGCAGATCACTATGAACGTGCACTAACTAATGGAGTCTTAAGCATTCAACGAGGAACGGAGCCAggaatcatgatatattttctcccTATGAACCCTGGAGGTTCAAAAGCAGTGAGTGCTCAAGGTGGCTGGGGAACCCCTACTACATCATTCTGGTGTTGCTATGGAACAGGTTTTGCTGCCTTCGCCTACATTTGAACTTGAGGCTTTTCTGTTTACTTTCGTGGCTTGACATTTCAAATTCTCTTCTGTTTCAGCTATTGAGTCATTCTCGAAGCTTGGTGATTCCATCTATTTCGAGGAAGAGGGTGATACTCCAA comes from the Musa acuminata AAA Group cultivar baxijiao chromosome BXJ1-10, Cavendish_Baxijiao_AAA, whole genome shotgun sequence genome and includes:
- the LOC103999873 gene encoding sm-like protein LSM7, which translates into the protein MSSRKETVLDLAKFIDKGVQVKLTGGRQVTGTLKGYDQLLNLVLDEATEFLRDPDDPLKTTDQTRHLGLIICRGTAVMLVSPTDGTDEIANPFVQPDGA
- the LOC103999879 gene encoding uncharacterized protein LOC103999879; the encoded protein is MRNLFAFVALLVALAAVVFPPAAANQCTNVVYSFVPMAAHYKQATLGHNNTLKTEFLSRYHLNPSDEVTWMKLLPRKATPPEVTELDWAMLGRGVRQPGLTSAAGVGSSKFLKEMSLHDVRIDPKSVHGRAQQTNLEYLLLLNVDRLVWSFRKLAGLPTPGRPYGGWEEPTGQLRGHFVGHFMSATALMWAATKNETIRERMNAVVEALDECQRKIGTGYLSAFPTSEFDIYEEVRYVWAPYYTIHKIMNGLVDQYVNANNVKALKMAVWMAKYFGNRVANNIKKRSIAWHWAAMNEETGGMNDVLYRLYTITRNKKHLVLAHLFDKPCFLGPLAVQADLLSGLHGNTHIPIVIGAQRRYEITGDILYKEIGMTFMDIVNSSHGYATGGTTVDEHWKEPKRLASYLQTNTEESCTTYNLLKVSRNLFRWTKEMAYADHYERALTNGVLSIQRGTEPGIMIYFLPMNPGGSKAVSAQGGWGTPTTSFWCCYGTAIESFSKLGDSIYFEEEGDTPTLYIIQFISSTVNWLSGELVLQQKAQQVSSLDRYFRVQYTVSTTNKVVSKNSTLNIRIPVWTYNHDAVATINGHTVAVPPPGNVLSVNKSWSRKDQLTLSLPIGLRTEAIQDDRPQFSSLKALLFGPYLLVGLSCGTWDLRTQQANHRLSDWILPVPHDHRTRLVSLTQETSDATLFLSNLNASTYDKKRMLTMEASPQLGTNAAAQATFRLVFGNQKASRFPSRKSIIGKIIMLEPFDLPGKVVQHQGPGKRLVVAVTSRNSNTRKASKFLVVEGLDGNSNTISLESASMPGCFVHHDRSSSNGVRLLCQAKKAGRRGAALGRLASFTLRQGLSKYHPISFTARGTRRSFLFQPLLGLRDETYTTYFNIII